The DNA sequence CAATACTACAGGATTATTGCTTTTTACGACAGATGGGGATTTAGCTAATAGAATGATGCATCCATCTTATGAAATCGAAAGAGAATATGCTGTAAGAGTTTTTGGTCAACAATTATCAGATGAAACTTTAAGTAAGTTTAAAGAGGGAATACAACTAGAAGATGGCTTAGCCAAGTTTAACAGTATAAAATTTTCTGGTGGTGAAGGAGCAAACCTTTGGTATTATGTAACTTTATCTGAAGGGCGTAATAGAGAGGTTAGAAGAATGTTTGAGGCTGTAGGTGTTACAGTTAGTAGACTAACTAGAGTTAGATTTGGAGATATTGTTCTTCCTAAGTTTGTTGCAAGAGGAAAAACACTAGAACTTAATCCTTCAGAAGTTAATAAACTGAGAAAATCTGTTAAGTTAAAAGAATATAAGTTTCCTAAAAAACTAGTTGAAAGATTAGAGAAAAAATAATGGATTTTGTGCGTCAAGTAGAAGATGTTTTTGATATTGATATCTGGGAGTTGAAGCCAGCATATAGTTCTATAAAACAAACTCAAAGTGAAATCATAGATGAAAATTCTCACGATGCAACAACAAAAGAGCTGGAAATTATCTACACTAATATGGTAGATAGTTCTAAAATTATAAACATACTTTTAAGTGATAAATTAGATATTGGTTTTTTAAAACAAGTTGTTAATAGTTTATTTTTTAAGTCCAGTGTATCTATATATAAATCTAATGATATTAAAGATTTTAATGATTTAAAGGGGATTAATCTTTCAGAAAAAGACTTTATCTGTGATAATTGTGAGTTATTAAAGATTCAGAATAAAAAAGCGATATTATCAAATTTATACAAGTATGCAGATTTTAGAGCTTGATATTACATTTCTAACAAAAACAATTCAGCTAGTAAGAGCTACTGATAAAGATTTTAGCTGGTCAGATAAACAAATCGAAGATTCATTAACTAATGACACCGTTTTAGGTTTAATGATTGATAGTGAGCTTGCTGCTATTGCTATTTTTAACTATATATTTGAAACAGCAGAACTTTTGTATATATGTGTTGATACGGCTACGCAAGGTAGAGGAGTTGCATATAAGCTTTTGAAATATTCAATTAATCATCTTGCCAGCAAAGAAGTTAAAGAAATATTATTAGAAGTCGATATCAATAATACTAAAGCTATATCTTTATATAAAAAAGTCAATTTTATTGAGGTATCATTGCGCAAAAACTATTATAAAAAAGCTAATGATTATTTCAGTGATGCTTTGATTTACCGATTAAATATATCAAATTAATTTTGCCTATGCTATATTAACGCCTAAAGACAACAGGGGTGCTATCTTATTCGAATAAGATGGCTGAGAAAATAACCCTTTGTACCTGATCTAATTAGTATTAGCGTAGGGAGTTTGTTTGATTATTTTCTATAAATATCATTCAAATTCTTATTATTTAACTTAGAAATAATAGGAGATTAACCGTGGAATATTTAGGTTATATAACTTTAAACATATCATTAGTAATATATTTTATTCATTTTTTACCACAAACCATCCATAATCAGTTCAAGCATAAGACATTTGAAATTAGTCTCTGGACTCATTCGTTAATGATATTTGCTAATTCTCTAGATCTTATATATGCGATAGGGTTTAATATGCAATGGCAATATATCTTAGTTGATATTATTCTTTTAAGCTTTTTAACAGTCCAGCAACTTCAAATCTTAAATGACAGAAGGCAGAGAAATATATTTATACATACTGTGTTTATTTTGTTATTCTTACTGATTGTTATTTATATAGTCAAATTTATATCGCTGAGCCAACAGACTTTGTTATGGAGTGGCTCAATTAGTGGGGTAATATATAATGTATATTGGTTACCTCAGATATATAAAAATTTTCGCCAAAAACAAGCAGAAGGGTTTAGTATATTCTATTTAGGGCTTTCTGTACTTAGTCTTATGTGTGATATAAATAGTGCTATATTTTTAGGATGGCCTATTGTATCTGTAATAGTATCTAGTTGCCTACTTATTTTGGTATCTATACAAATTATTCAATATTTCTATTATAAAGGAATGCTTTCAAAGCAAATATTAAATACTTCTATAAACTAGAGTTATAGAACATCACGTGTTTTATGTTAAAATTAGTGATTAGTATTTTTAGAAAAAATTAAAGTATGAAAAAAATTATTAAATCTTTAGTGTGTATATTAGCTTTAGGTGCTTGCTCTCTAGTATTTGCATTGGATAATACCTCAAAAACATATACAGCTTATTCAATTGGTGATGCACTGGGTAAAGCTTCACATAAAAGTTTTAGTGCTATGAATCAAGAAATTATTAAAAAAGACTTCATCTCAGGTTTTGATGATACTATTTTAGATCATAAACCTGATATAAATAAAATTTCTGATAAAGATTCTTATGAAGTGGGAATGATTATTGCAACTCAATACAAGTCAAAACTAAAAAAGATGATTGTTATAAACAAACAAAATTGTGAAGAGTTTATTAAAGGCTTTGATGATGGGGCTAATAGTAAAGATCAGTCTTTAACCTCAGAAGATAAAGAGATATTAAAACATTTCAGAATTTCAAAAGATGAAGACAACTAGATAATATCAACTAAATATGGTTGATAAATATATTCTGCTACTTTATTCTTAAATCTAACTAACTCAAAGTCTTAAAATATATAAATAAAATGCAAAGCTTAAAAGATATTCAGAAGTTAATTAAACAAGATATTGAAAATAACAATGAGTTTATAATCAACTCTCTTTCATCAGATGTTGTTCTTATCAATCAAATTAGTCACTATATCATAAATAGTGGTGGCAAAAGACTTAGGCCTTTGTTAGTGATGCTATTTTCTAGAGCTCTAAATTATACTGGCAAAGATCATCTAGCATGTGCTGCAATTATAGAGTTTATTCATACAGCAACTCTTCTACATGATGATGTAGTTGATGATTCGCACCTACGTCGAGGCAAAAAGACAGCTAATAATGTTTTTGGCAATGCTGCAAGTGTATTAACCGGAGATTTTCTATACTCTAGAGCTTTTCAGATGATGGTAGGTTTAGATAATATGCAAATTATGCAAATATTAGCAGATGCTACTAATAAAATATCGGAAGGTGAAGTGCTTCAACTATTAAACGCTAGAAACATTGATTTGACAGAGGAAGATTACACTAATGTCATATATTGTAAAACCGCTAAATTATTTGAAGCATCATGTGAGTTAGCTGGTGTAATTAGCCTTGATAGGCAAAGTTATAGTAAATTTCAAAATAGTATTAAAAACTATGGTGTCTATTTGGGGAATGCTTTTCAGATAGCTGATGATGTATTAGACTATGTTTCTGATGCAGAAAGTCTGGGTAAAAATATTGGTGATGATCTAGATGAAGGTAAAATGACGCTACCAACGATTTATGCGTTAGCAAATACTTCAAATCAAGAACAACAGAAAATAAAAGAAGCCATTGAAAAAGGAAACTATGACATAAACGAAATTATAGCTATAGTTAAAAATAGTGGCGCTGTTGAATACTCTTATCGAGTTGCATGTCAATATGCTGATAAAGCAAAAGAATCGATAAGTTTCTTACCAGAATCAGAATATAAGCAAGCTATGATCTTGCTGTGTGATTTAGCTGTGAAGAGAAAAAATTAGTTATTATTTAAAATCTTTAAGTGTAATTTCGAAAGTTAACGCTTGATTAGGTCCTATTGTAGCAGGCGCTCTAGTTCCATAAGCTTTGTTTGGAGCACAGTATAATATAAAAGTAGAACCATTAGGCATCTTAGGAATAGCGTCTTTCCAACATTCTATTAGGTTTCTAAGAGGAAAGGTTGCGTTTTCACTTGAGTCAAAACTTGGTCCTATGAGTTTACCTTCTTTTACATCATTAAGCTTTGATTTGTCGTCCTCATAAGCTATTACTGGTGTTGTTCCTTTGTAAGCAATAGTTACTGTGCTATCTGCGGAAGGTTTTTTACCATCACCTTGTTTAATCATTTGGTAGTAAACACCATCATTTACTTCGACAGCATTATCCATTTTAGCAATTTGCGACATGAACTCATCTGATTTGACCTTATTTAGCTTAGCTATATCTAACTGCTTTTTAATCATCCTATCTTTTAGAGTTTCCATATTTCTTCTAATTTGACTTTCAGAAATTCTAGGCTTCTCATTGTTGAGAGCATCAGCAAAACCTGCGACTGTTTGTTTGTCATATAGCCCAAAATCTTGTCTAGCAATTCCAGACCCAACCTGGTATCCGACTACATAACTTGCATCAGAACCCATTTTTAAACTGTTATTAATTGAAGTATCCTTTGTTTGAGTTTGAGTTTGAGTTTGAGTTTGAGTTTGAGTTTGAGTACTAGTAGCTATAGCTTGAGTTTTAGTCTCACTAGTTGTTTCTTTTGTTGAGCATGAACCAATTGCTATTCCTAGGACAGTACATGACATTATCGCAACTATTTTTTTTAGTTTCATCTTATCTCCTTATTTATCTTTGAATATCATCTTTTGTGATATTAAAAAAGTCAAAAAGCTCTTTATCTAACATTTGAGATGGAGAAATATTTGATAGAGCTTTGAATATAACATTTTTTCTTTCAGGGTTGTTATTCTCCCATCTATTAAGCATATCTTTTATAAATACTCTTTGCAAATTATCTTGTGAACCACATAGGTTACAAGGAATTATCGGGAAATTTTTTAGTTCAGAATATTCTAGTGTTTCTTTTTCACTTACAAAAGCAAGGGGACGAATTACAATATTACGTTTGTCATCACTTAATAATTTCGCAGGCATTGATTTAATAGTGCCGTTATAAAAGAGATTTAAAAAAAATGTCTCTATGACATCATCACGATGGTGTCCTAAAGCAATTTTTGTAATATTGTTCTCCTCAGCAAAATCATACAGAATGCCGCGCCTCATTCTCGAGCATAATCCACATGTAGTTTTACCATCCGGTATAACTCTTTTGACAACACTATAAGTATCTCTTTCAATGATATTAAATTCTATATCTTTAGTTCTAAGATAATTAGGTAAAATCTCTTCAGGAAATCCTGGTTGCTTCTGATCCAAGTTTACAGCTATGATATCAAATTTTATAGGAGCTTTCTTTTGGAGTAATAAAAGCATTTCAAGCAAACAGTATGAGTCTTTACCGCCAGATAGGCACACCATTATTTTATCGCCATCTTCAATCATGTTGTATTGATTAATTGCTTGGGCTGTTTTTCTAAGTATTTGTTTTTCTAGCTTTTTTAAAAGTTGTTTATTAGTTTCTGTCATTTTTTTCTAAAATCATCTT is a window from the Francisella salimarina genome containing:
- a CDS encoding GNAT family N-acetyltransferase produces the protein MQILELDITFLTKTIQLVRATDKDFSWSDKQIEDSLTNDTVLGLMIDSELAAIAIFNYIFETAELLYICVDTATQGRGVAYKLLKYSINHLASKEVKEILLEVDINNTKAISLYKKVNFIEVSLRKNYYKKANDYFSDALIYRLNISN
- the rluB gene encoding 23S rRNA pseudouridine(2605) synthase RluB — translated: MRRINQMSESTPERLQKLLAKYGIGSRRKIEEFIQQGRVRVNGKVATLGDKATDKDKISFDGKALHLYGQPMTRPRVIIYHKREGEVCTSKDEKDRKTVFDSLPKLAKSRWIMVGRLDINTTGLLLFTTDGDLANRMMHPSYEIEREYAVRVFGQQLSDETLSKFKEGIQLEDGLAKFNSIKFSGGEGANLWYYVTLSEGRNREVRRMFEAVGVTVSRLTRVRFGDIVLPKFVARGKTLELNPSEVNKLRKSVKLKEYKFPKKLVERLEKK
- a CDS encoding PQ-loop repeat-containing protein; its protein translation is MEYLGYITLNISLVIYFIHFLPQTIHNQFKHKTFEISLWTHSLMIFANSLDLIYAIGFNMQWQYILVDIILLSFLTVQQLQILNDRRQRNIFIHTVFILLFLLIVIYIVKFISLSQQTLLWSGSISGVIYNVYWLPQIYKNFRQKQAEGFSIFYLGLSVLSLMCDINSAIFLGWPIVSVIVSSCLLILVSIQIIQYFYYKGMLSKQILNTSIN
- the ttcA gene encoding tRNA 2-thiocytidine(32) synthetase TtcA translates to MTETNKQLLKKLEKQILRKTAQAINQYNMIEDGDKIMVCLSGGKDSYCLLEMLLLLQKKAPIKFDIIAVNLDQKQPGFPEEILPNYLRTKDIEFNIIERDTYSVVKRVIPDGKTTCGLCSRMRRGILYDFAEENNITKIALGHHRDDVIETFFLNLFYNGTIKSMPAKLLSDDKRNIVIRPLAFVSEKETLEYSELKNFPIIPCNLCGSQDNLQRVFIKDMLNRWENNNPERKNVIFKALSNISPSQMLDKELFDFFNITKDDIQR
- a CDS encoding chloroquine resistance protein translates to MDFVRQVEDVFDIDIWELKPAYSSIKQTQSEIIDENSHDATTKELEIIYTNMVDSSKIINILLSDKLDIGFLKQVVNSLFFKSSVSIYKSNDIKDFNDLKGINLSEKDFICDNCELLKIQNKKAILSNLYKYADFRA
- a CDS encoding polyprenyl synthetase family protein; amino-acid sequence: MQSLKDIQKLIKQDIENNNEFIINSLSSDVVLINQISHYIINSGGKRLRPLLVMLFSRALNYTGKDHLACAAIIEFIHTATLLHDDVVDDSHLRRGKKTANNVFGNAASVLTGDFLYSRAFQMMVGLDNMQIMQILADATNKISEGEVLQLLNARNIDLTEEDYTNVIYCKTAKLFEASCELAGVISLDRQSYSKFQNSIKNYGVYLGNAFQIADDVLDYVSDAESLGKNIGDDLDEGKMTLPTIYALANTSNQEQQKIKEAIEKGNYDINEIIAIVKNSGAVEYSYRVACQYADKAKESISFLPESEYKQAMILLCDLAVKRKN
- a CDS encoding FKBP-type peptidyl-prolyl cis-trans isomerase N-terminal domain-containing protein, with the protein product MKLKKIVAIMSCTVLGIAIGSCSTKETTSETKTQAIATSTQTQTQTQTQTQTQTKDTSINNSLKMGSDASYVVGYQVGSGIARQDFGLYDKQTVAGFADALNNEKPRISESQIRRNMETLKDRMIKKQLDIAKLNKVKSDEFMSQIAKMDNAVEVNDGVYYQMIKQGDGKKPSADSTVTIAYKGTTPVIAYEDDKSKLNDVKEGKLIGPSFDSSENATFPLRNLIECWKDAIPKMPNGSTFILYCAPNKAYGTRAPATIGPNQALTFEITLKDFK